The Pseudomonadota bacterium genome has a window encoding:
- a CDS encoding restriction endonuclease subunit S — MGKYQPYQEYQDSGALNLGAIPCHWSAKPLKTLSSYNDEVLPEGTDPDFTIEYVDISSVSATDGIRETTSMNFGVAPSRARRIVRDGDVLVSTVRTYLEAIAWVSEPPKNLIASTGFAVIRANPALLYRRFAGYALRARYFIDEVVSRSVGVSYPAINASDLVSIKIAAPPLDEQQSIAAFLDHETAKIDRLIAKQERLIELLKEKRQAVISHAVTKGLNPDAPMKDSGVEWLGEVPAHWNVKQLRYLVRFFGGGTPSKDKEEYWSGDIPWVSPKDMKSDFISNAQDKITEAAVIESSTKKIPVGAVLIVVRGMILLHSVPVGLTEVEVTVNQDMKAMVAGKHVDGKYILYLLKGIKSRILELMDSSAHGTRVLPTEDMARITLPVPPLKEQAAICDHIEERLGKFGLLIQKGEQQIDLLREHRASLISSAVTGKIDVRGWQKPNTEPEETAAAASA, encoded by the coding sequence ATGGGCAAGTATCAGCCCTATCAGGAATATCAGGATTCGGGGGCGCTGAATCTCGGCGCGATACCATGTCACTGGTCTGCAAAGCCGCTAAAAACACTCTCTAGCTATAACGACGAGGTTTTGCCGGAAGGTACGGACCCTGACTTTACGATTGAGTACGTCGACATAAGTAGCGTTTCAGCGACCGATGGCATCCGTGAAACTACATCCATGAATTTTGGCGTAGCCCCGTCACGGGCCAGGCGAATAGTCCGTGATGGAGATGTACTGGTATCAACAGTGCGCACCTATCTGGAGGCGATCGCCTGGGTCTCTGAACCCCCGAAAAACCTGATCGCCTCAACAGGGTTTGCAGTAATTCGGGCGAATCCTGCGCTGTTATATAGGCGCTTCGCCGGTTACGCACTGCGAGCCCGCTATTTCATTGATGAGGTAGTCTCTAGGTCGGTTGGTGTGAGTTATCCTGCCATTAACGCTTCTGACCTTGTGTCCATCAAGATTGCAGCACCACCGTTAGATGAGCAGCAGTCAATCGCCGCCTTCCTCGACCACGAAACCGCCAAAATCGACCGGCTCATTGCAAAGCAAGAGCGGCTGATCGAGCTACTCAAGGAAAAACGGCAGGCGGTGATCTCCCATGCCGTCACCAAGGGCCTCAACCCCGACGCGCCGATGAAGGACTCCGGCGTGGAGTGGCTGGGTGAGGTGCCGGCGCATTGGAATGTGAAGCAACTAAGATATTTGGTCAGATTCTTCGGCGGTGGAACACCATCGAAAGACAAAGAAGAATATTGGAGTGGCGATATACCATGGGTGTCACCAAAGGACATGAAGTCCGATTTCATATCGAATGCCCAAGACAAGATTACTGAAGCCGCTGTGATTGAATCATCAACTAAGAAAATTCCAGTCGGCGCGGTATTGATTGTCGTTCGTGGCATGATCCTTCTGCATTCCGTACCTGTTGGACTGACAGAAGTAGAAGTGACAGTTAATCAGGATATGAAAGCAATGGTTGCTGGGAAGCATGTTGACGGAAAATACATACTGTACCTACTCAAAGGCATAAAGAGCCGCATTCTCGAACTCATGGATAGCTCGGCACATGGAACACGTGTTTTGCCCACAGAGGATATGGCAAGAATAACGTTACCTGTTCCCCCTCTGAAGGAACAAGCAGCGATTTGTGACCATATTGAGGAGCGGCTTGGTAAATTTGGCCTATTAATTCAGAAAGGTGAACAGCAGATAGACTTACTTAGGGAACACCGTGCTTCTCTAATTTCTTCCGCCGTCACCGGCAAGATCGACGTCCGCGGCTGGCAGAAGCCCAACACCGAACCCGAAGAAACCGCCGCAGCGGCCAGCGCCTAG